The following coding sequences are from one Sphaeramia orbicularis chromosome 11, fSphaOr1.1, whole genome shotgun sequence window:
- the igf2bp3 gene encoding insulin-like growth factor 2 mRNA-binding protein 3 isoform X1 encodes MNKLYIGNVSAEASEEDFESIFEQWKIPFTGQFLVKTGYAFVDCPDEKAAMKAIDVLSGKVELHGKVLDVEHSVPKRQRSCKLQIRNIPPHMQWECLDGVLAQYGSVESCEQVNTDTETAVVNVRYAAKDQARLAMEKLNGSMMENHALKVSYIPDETVAPEGSSPGGRRSFNARGPPRSSSPGLGARPKVQSDIPLRMLVPTQFVGAIIGKEGATIRNITKQTHSKIDIHRKENAGAAEKPITVHSTPEGCSSACRTIMEIMQKEALDTKFTEEIPLKILIHNGFIGRIIGKEGRNLKKIELDTGTKITISSLQDLTIYNPERTITVKGDPEACAKAEEEVMKKVRESYDSDMAAMALQSNLIPGLNLNALGLFPSGASGMGNVSNVQVTGAHPGFSPFGWSPYGGEGPFWDSMSPASSQPLAQGQPESETVHLFIPALAVGAIIGKQGQHIKQLAHFAGASIKIAPAEGTDTTHRMVIINGPPEAQFKAQCRIFGKLKEENFFGPKEEVKLEAHIKVPSSAAGRVIGKGGKTVNELQNLTCAEVVVPRDQTPDENDQVIVKICGHFFACQLAQRKIQEILAQVKRQQQQQSKTAPGAQPPLPRRK; translated from the exons ATGAATAAGCTATACATTGGCAACGTGAGCGCAGAGGCGAGCGAGGAGGACTTCGAAAGTATCTTTGAGCAGTGGAAGATTCCGTTCACTGGTCAATTTCTTGTCAAAACTGGCTATGCGTTTGTGGATTGCCCGGACGAGAAAGCTGCAATGAAGGCCATCGATGTTCTTTCAG GTAAAGTTGAACTTCATGGGAAAGTTCTGGATGTGGAGCACTCAGTCCCTAAACGTCAAAG GAGCTGTAAGCTGCAGATCAGGAATATCCCGCCTCACATGCAGTGGGAG TGTTTGGATGGTGTGCTTGCTCAGTATGGTTCAGTAGAGAGCTGTGAACAAG TAAACACTGACACAGAGACTGCAGTAGTCAATGTTCGATACGCAGCAAAGGACCAAGCCAGGCT GGCAATGGAGAAGCTGAATGGCTCTATGATGGAGAACCATGCCTTGAAAGTGTCGTATATCCCAGACGAGACTGTTGCACCAGAAGGTTCTTCACCCGGAGGCAGGAGATCATTTAATGCCCGTGGACCCCCTCGGTCTAGTTCCCCAGGTTTGGGCGCCCGCCCCAAAGTACAGTCTGACATCCCCCTGCGTATGCTGGTTCCCACGCAATTTGTAGGGGCAATTATCGGCAAGGAGGGGGCGACTATCCGCAACATCACCAAACAGACCCACTCAAA GATTGACATCCATAGGAAGGAGAATGCTGGTGCAGCAGAGAAGCCCATCACAGTTCACTCTACACCTGAAGGCTGTTCAAGTGCTTGTAGGACCATTATGGAAATCATGCAGAAGGAAGCCCTTGACACAAAATT TACTGAGGAGATCCCACTGAAGATTCTCATACACAACGGCTTTATAGGAAGAATAATTGGGAAGGAAGGACGCAACCTGAAGAAAATAGAACTGGACACGGGGACCAAGATCACAATCTCATC TCTCCAAGACCTGACCATATACAATCCAGAGAGGACCATCACAGTTAAGGGTGACCCTGAAGCGTGTGCAAAAGCTGAAGAGGAAGTGATGAAGAAGGTCAGGGAATCGTAtgacagtgacatggctgccatgGCG cTCCAGTCCAACCTGATTCCAGGCTTGAATCTGAATGCACTGGGTTTGTTCCCCAGTGGAGCATCAGGCATGGGCAATGTGTCCAATGTCCAAGTTACTGGAGCCCACCCTGGATTCTCACCATTTGGA tGGAGTCCTTATGGGGGTGAGGGGCCATTTTGGGATTCTATGTCACCGGCGAGCAGCCAGCCCCTTGCT CAGGGACAGCCGGAGTCTGAGACGGTTCACCTGTTCATCCCCGCTCTCGCAGTGGGAGCTATCATTGGAAAACAGGGTCAACACATCAAACAGCTGGCACACTTTGCTGGGGCTTCGATCAAG ATTGCCCCCGCAGAAGGAACAGATACCACTCACAGGATGGTCATCATCAATGGTCCACCAGAGGCTCAGTTTAAG GCTCAATGTCGCATATTTGGTAAGCTTAAGGAAGAGAATTTCTTTGGACCCAAGGAAGAAGTGAAACTGGAGGCTCACATCAAGGTTCCCTCATCTGCTGCTGGACGAGTCATTGGGAAGGGTGGAAAAACG GTCAATGAGCTCCAGAACCTGACCTGTGCAGAGGTGGTGGTGCCCAGGGACCAGACACCGGATGAGAACGATCAggtcatagtaaagatctgtggGCACTTCTTCGCTTGTCAG CTGGCTCAGAGGAAGATCCAGGAGATTCTAGCCCAGGTGAAgaggcagcagcaacagcagtcGAAAACAGCACCTGGTGCTCAGCCTCCACTGCCCCGCAGGAAGTAA
- the igf2bp3 gene encoding insulin-like growth factor 2 mRNA-binding protein 3 isoform X2: MNKLYIGNVSAEASEEDFESIFEQWKIPFTGQFLVKTGYAFVDCPDEKAAMKAIDVLSGKVELHGKVLDVEHSVPKRQRSCKLQIRNIPPHMQWECLDGVLAQYGSVESCEQVNTDTETAVVNVRYAAKDQARLAMEKLNGSMMENHALKVSYIPDETVAPEGSSPGGRRSFNARGPPRSSSPGLGARPKVQSDIPLRMLVPTQFVGAIIGKEGATIRNITKQTHSKIDIHRKENAGAAEKPITVHSTPEGCSSACRTIMEIMQKEALDTKFTEEIPLKILIHNGFIGRIIGKEGRNLKKIELDTGTKITISSLQDLTIYNPERTITVKGDPEACAKAEEEVMKKVRESYDSDMAAMALQSNLIPGLNLNALGLFPSGASGMGNVSNVQVTGAHPGFSPFGQGQPESETVHLFIPALAVGAIIGKQGQHIKQLAHFAGASIKIAPAEGTDTTHRMVIINGPPEAQFKAQCRIFGKLKEENFFGPKEEVKLEAHIKVPSSAAGRVIGKGGKTVNELQNLTCAEVVVPRDQTPDENDQVIVKICGHFFACQLAQRKIQEILAQVKRQQQQQSKTAPGAQPPLPRRK; this comes from the exons ATGAATAAGCTATACATTGGCAACGTGAGCGCAGAGGCGAGCGAGGAGGACTTCGAAAGTATCTTTGAGCAGTGGAAGATTCCGTTCACTGGTCAATTTCTTGTCAAAACTGGCTATGCGTTTGTGGATTGCCCGGACGAGAAAGCTGCAATGAAGGCCATCGATGTTCTTTCAG GTAAAGTTGAACTTCATGGGAAAGTTCTGGATGTGGAGCACTCAGTCCCTAAACGTCAAAG GAGCTGTAAGCTGCAGATCAGGAATATCCCGCCTCACATGCAGTGGGAG TGTTTGGATGGTGTGCTTGCTCAGTATGGTTCAGTAGAGAGCTGTGAACAAG TAAACACTGACACAGAGACTGCAGTAGTCAATGTTCGATACGCAGCAAAGGACCAAGCCAGGCT GGCAATGGAGAAGCTGAATGGCTCTATGATGGAGAACCATGCCTTGAAAGTGTCGTATATCCCAGACGAGACTGTTGCACCAGAAGGTTCTTCACCCGGAGGCAGGAGATCATTTAATGCCCGTGGACCCCCTCGGTCTAGTTCCCCAGGTTTGGGCGCCCGCCCCAAAGTACAGTCTGACATCCCCCTGCGTATGCTGGTTCCCACGCAATTTGTAGGGGCAATTATCGGCAAGGAGGGGGCGACTATCCGCAACATCACCAAACAGACCCACTCAAA GATTGACATCCATAGGAAGGAGAATGCTGGTGCAGCAGAGAAGCCCATCACAGTTCACTCTACACCTGAAGGCTGTTCAAGTGCTTGTAGGACCATTATGGAAATCATGCAGAAGGAAGCCCTTGACACAAAATT TACTGAGGAGATCCCACTGAAGATTCTCATACACAACGGCTTTATAGGAAGAATAATTGGGAAGGAAGGACGCAACCTGAAGAAAATAGAACTGGACACGGGGACCAAGATCACAATCTCATC TCTCCAAGACCTGACCATATACAATCCAGAGAGGACCATCACAGTTAAGGGTGACCCTGAAGCGTGTGCAAAAGCTGAAGAGGAAGTGATGAAGAAGGTCAGGGAATCGTAtgacagtgacatggctgccatgGCG cTCCAGTCCAACCTGATTCCAGGCTTGAATCTGAATGCACTGGGTTTGTTCCCCAGTGGAGCATCAGGCATGGGCAATGTGTCCAATGTCCAAGTTACTGGAGCCCACCCTGGATTCTCACCATTTGGA CAGGGACAGCCGGAGTCTGAGACGGTTCACCTGTTCATCCCCGCTCTCGCAGTGGGAGCTATCATTGGAAAACAGGGTCAACACATCAAACAGCTGGCACACTTTGCTGGGGCTTCGATCAAG ATTGCCCCCGCAGAAGGAACAGATACCACTCACAGGATGGTCATCATCAATGGTCCACCAGAGGCTCAGTTTAAG GCTCAATGTCGCATATTTGGTAAGCTTAAGGAAGAGAATTTCTTTGGACCCAAGGAAGAAGTGAAACTGGAGGCTCACATCAAGGTTCCCTCATCTGCTGCTGGACGAGTCATTGGGAAGGGTGGAAAAACG GTCAATGAGCTCCAGAACCTGACCTGTGCAGAGGTGGTGGTGCCCAGGGACCAGACACCGGATGAGAACGATCAggtcatagtaaagatctgtggGCACTTCTTCGCTTGTCAG CTGGCTCAGAGGAAGATCCAGGAGATTCTAGCCCAGGTGAAgaggcagcagcaacagcagtcGAAAACAGCACCTGGTGCTCAGCCTCCACTGCCCCGCAGGAAGTAA
- the igf2bp3 gene encoding insulin-like growth factor 2 mRNA-binding protein 3 isoform X3 — translation MNKLYIGNVSAEASEEDFESIFEQWKIPFTGQFLVKTGYAFVDCPDEKAAMKAIDVLSGKVELHGKVLDVEHSVPKRQRSCKLQIRNIPPHMQWECLDGVLAQYGSVESCEQVNTDTETAVVNVRYAAKDQARLAMEKLNGSMMENHALKVSYIPDETVAPEGSSPGGRRSFNARGPPRSSSPGLGARPKVQSDIPLRMLVPTQFVGAIIGKEGATIRNITKQTHSKIDIHRKENAGAAEKPITVHSTPEGCSSACRTIMEIMQKEALDTKFTEEIPLKILIHNGFIGRIIGKEGRNLKKIELDTGTKITISSLQDLTIYNPERTITVKGDPEACAKAEEEVMKKVRESYDSDMAAMALQSNLIPGLNLNALGLFPSGASGMGNVSNVQVTGAHPGFSPFGGQPESETVHLFIPALAVGAIIGKQGQHIKQLAHFAGASIKIAPAEGTDTTHRMVIINGPPEAQFKAQCRIFGKLKEENFFGPKEEVKLEAHIKVPSSAAGRVIGKGGKTVNELQNLTCAEVVVPRDQTPDENDQVIVKICGHFFACQLAQRKIQEILAQVKRQQQQQSKTAPGAQPPLPRRK, via the exons ATGAATAAGCTATACATTGGCAACGTGAGCGCAGAGGCGAGCGAGGAGGACTTCGAAAGTATCTTTGAGCAGTGGAAGATTCCGTTCACTGGTCAATTTCTTGTCAAAACTGGCTATGCGTTTGTGGATTGCCCGGACGAGAAAGCTGCAATGAAGGCCATCGATGTTCTTTCAG GTAAAGTTGAACTTCATGGGAAAGTTCTGGATGTGGAGCACTCAGTCCCTAAACGTCAAAG GAGCTGTAAGCTGCAGATCAGGAATATCCCGCCTCACATGCAGTGGGAG TGTTTGGATGGTGTGCTTGCTCAGTATGGTTCAGTAGAGAGCTGTGAACAAG TAAACACTGACACAGAGACTGCAGTAGTCAATGTTCGATACGCAGCAAAGGACCAAGCCAGGCT GGCAATGGAGAAGCTGAATGGCTCTATGATGGAGAACCATGCCTTGAAAGTGTCGTATATCCCAGACGAGACTGTTGCACCAGAAGGTTCTTCACCCGGAGGCAGGAGATCATTTAATGCCCGTGGACCCCCTCGGTCTAGTTCCCCAGGTTTGGGCGCCCGCCCCAAAGTACAGTCTGACATCCCCCTGCGTATGCTGGTTCCCACGCAATTTGTAGGGGCAATTATCGGCAAGGAGGGGGCGACTATCCGCAACATCACCAAACAGACCCACTCAAA GATTGACATCCATAGGAAGGAGAATGCTGGTGCAGCAGAGAAGCCCATCACAGTTCACTCTACACCTGAAGGCTGTTCAAGTGCTTGTAGGACCATTATGGAAATCATGCAGAAGGAAGCCCTTGACACAAAATT TACTGAGGAGATCCCACTGAAGATTCTCATACACAACGGCTTTATAGGAAGAATAATTGGGAAGGAAGGACGCAACCTGAAGAAAATAGAACTGGACACGGGGACCAAGATCACAATCTCATC TCTCCAAGACCTGACCATATACAATCCAGAGAGGACCATCACAGTTAAGGGTGACCCTGAAGCGTGTGCAAAAGCTGAAGAGGAAGTGATGAAGAAGGTCAGGGAATCGTAtgacagtgacatggctgccatgGCG cTCCAGTCCAACCTGATTCCAGGCTTGAATCTGAATGCACTGGGTTTGTTCCCCAGTGGAGCATCAGGCATGGGCAATGTGTCCAATGTCCAAGTTACTGGAGCCCACCCTGGATTCTCACCATTTGGA GGACAGCCGGAGTCTGAGACGGTTCACCTGTTCATCCCCGCTCTCGCAGTGGGAGCTATCATTGGAAAACAGGGTCAACACATCAAACAGCTGGCACACTTTGCTGGGGCTTCGATCAAG ATTGCCCCCGCAGAAGGAACAGATACCACTCACAGGATGGTCATCATCAATGGTCCACCAGAGGCTCAGTTTAAG GCTCAATGTCGCATATTTGGTAAGCTTAAGGAAGAGAATTTCTTTGGACCCAAGGAAGAAGTGAAACTGGAGGCTCACATCAAGGTTCCCTCATCTGCTGCTGGACGAGTCATTGGGAAGGGTGGAAAAACG GTCAATGAGCTCCAGAACCTGACCTGTGCAGAGGTGGTGGTGCCCAGGGACCAGACACCGGATGAGAACGATCAggtcatagtaaagatctgtggGCACTTCTTCGCTTGTCAG CTGGCTCAGAGGAAGATCCAGGAGATTCTAGCCCAGGTGAAgaggcagcagcaacagcagtcGAAAACAGCACCTGGTGCTCAGCCTCCACTGCCCCGCAGGAAGTAA